The Rubrobacter tropicus nucleotide sequence GTGCCCTCGCGGTTCACGTTGCCGATGAGGACGCCGTGGCCCCGGCGCCTGGCCTCGCGCTCGGCGCCGACCACGAAGCGGGCGAGCTCGGCGTCGCCCAGGTCGCTGGCGACGATGCCTATGGTAAAGGTCTTCCTGGTGACGAGGCCCCTGGCGACGGCGTTCGGGACGTAGTTCAGGTCGCGGGCGGCGAGCAGGATGCGCTGCCTCGTGGCCTCCGAGACCGAGCCCTTGCCGTTGAGCACCTTGCCGGCGGTCTGGAAGCTCACGCCCGCCTTCGAGGCGACGTCCCGCAGGGATGCGCGGATCATGGCGACTCCTGCGGGATCAACCCTTAAGGCCCGTACCGGCGACGCCCTGGACGATCTGGCGCTGGAAGAAAAGGAACACGATTATGAGCGGCAGGCCGGCGAGCACGGCCGAGGCCATGATGTCGGCGTAGCGGACGCCGTAAGAGCTCTGCACCGTGGCGATGCCGACCGGTATCGTCATCATGTCCGTGTTCGTCACTATGATGAAGGGCCAGAGGAAGTTGTTCCAGGAGATCACGAACGTAAAGATGGCGACCGCCGCGATGGCGGGCCTCGCCAGGGGCATCCAGATCTGCCAGTAGATCCTGAACCGGCTGGCCCCGTCCACCCTCGCGGCGTCCTCGAGCTCGTGCGGTATCCCGTCGAAGAACTGCTTGAAGATGAAGACCGAGAGCGGCGCCGCTATCTGGGGCAGGATTATTCCCCAGTACGTGTCGACGAAGCCCAAAGCGTCCATCTCCGCGAAGAGCGGAACTATGAGGATCTGCGGCGGGATGATGAGCCCCGCGATGATGACGAGGAACAGCAAACGCCGCCCCCGAAACGCCACCCGCGAGAACCCGAAGGCCGCCAGGCTGCCCAGCAGCACTACGAGCAGGGTGATGATGGACGACGTGAGGAAGCTGTTGAAGTACCAGCGCAGCATGTTGCCCGCGGACAGTATCTGCCAGAAGGATTCCAGCGTGAAGCCCGACGGCGGTATCCAGGTCACGGGGACGGTGGTGGTATCGGCCTCCGTCTTCAGGGCGGTGTCCAGGGCCCAGAGGAGGGGTATGAGCCACACTATCGCGGCGAGGGTCAGCACGGCGAAGGCGATCCAGCCCATCACCCTGTCCTGGAGGGGTTTGCCCGTGGCTTCGGAGCGCTCCGGGGCGCTCGGGGTATCGAGGGCCATCAGGCGTCCCTCCTTCTACGGCTGCTTACCGCGAACTGCGCGAGCCCCACGACGAGGACGAGCATGAAGAAGACGTAGGACATGGCGGAGGCGAAGCCCACCCGGTAGGAGGTGAAGCCCTGCTCGTAGATATACTGGATGATCGGGCGGGTCGCCGTGTAGTTGAGGCCGCCCGAGGTGTTCATTATGTAGATCTGGTCGAACACGTTCAGGGAGGCGAAGATCTGGAGCGTGAGCACCAGGAGGGTAGTCCGCGTCAACAGCGGGATAGTGATCCAACGAACCTGGGCGAAAGGCCCGGCCCCGTCGGTGGCCGCGGCGTCGTAGACGTCCTGCGGTATCTCCTGCAATCCCGCGAGGTAGAGAATAAAGTTGAACCCGAGCGTCCACCATACGGTGGCTATGACCACCGAGAACATCGCCACGCTCTCGTCAGGCAGCCAGGCCACCTCGGGCAACCCCAGCATCACGAGGTAACTGTTTATGAGCCCGAACCCCGGCTGGTAGAGCCACACCCAGATGAGCGCCACGACGGAAGAGGGCAAGACCCAAGGCGCGAAGAACGAGAGCCTGAAGAACCACCGCGCGGGGATGGCCCGGTTGGCGAGCAGCGCGAAGACGAGGGCCAGTATCACCAGCGGCGGCGTACTCAGCAGGGTGAAGAGGACCGTGTGCCACAACGAACCCCAGAAGTCCGAGTCGCCCAATAGCTCCCGGTAGTTGGCGAGACCCAGGAATTGCGAGTCCGTCCCTACGAGGCTCGCGTTGAAGAAGCTCATCCTCAAGCCCAGCAGGACCGGGAAGATCAGGAACGCCGCGTACGCCAGCAAGAAGGGCGCTACGAAAAGGTATCCCGCGAGGTCGGTCCGTCCCCGCGAACCCTCTTTCTTGCTCTGCGCCACCCCCGCGGTCTCCGCCCGTGCCGCCATATGCTAGACCTCCCCTTCCAGCTCTTCCGTGGTACCTAAAGCGGTGATGGCGTGTCCACGAGCTCCTGCATCGAGGCCCGCATCGTGTCTACCGCCTCTTTCGGTTTGATCCCCCCGGCCATCGCCTGCTGCAGCGGGATGGCAGCCTGCGTCTCCATGTCCGACCCCGACCCGCTGAACCACGCGTTCGGGTCGAGCACCACGTTGTCGGCCACCCCCGCGTAGTTGGACTGCGGCGTCAGGTCCTTGTACCTCTGGCTCTCCAGGATGGGCCTGTAGGCCGGGATGTGCCCGCCCTGCGCCCAGATAAAGCTGTTCTTCATCATCGAGGAGACGAACGTGAGCGCCGCGTCCATCCTTCGCCGGTCCTTCGCGACGCCCTTCGGGATGACGAAGGTGTGCCTGTCGGCCTGGACCCTGTTGCCGAAGATGTTAGGAAACGGGACGATGCTGAACGGCATCCCCGCGTCCTCGAAGGTCGTCACCTCCCACTCCCCGTTCCAGTGGAACCCCGCGTTGCCGCTCTGGAACTGTGCGACCGCGGCGGGATAGTCCTGGTTGGCCGACGTTAGCTCCTCCCCCACCGTGAGCTCGACCATGTACTCGACGGCGGTCTCGGCCTTCTCCTGGTCGAGGATCACCTCTTTCGCATCCGGCGAGAGGACCTCGCCGCCGAGCTGCCCGTAGAGCGTGTAGAAGATGCGCCAAGGCACGGCCGCGTCCGCGGGGGCGAACGAGACGCCCTGCTCCTTGGTGACCTCCTTGGCCTTCTTGAACGCCTCTATGACGGCGTCGGGACCCTCTATTGGCTTGAGCTCCCCGTTTGGGTCCAGGAGCCCGGCTTTTTTGGCGATGTCGGTGTTGTAGAACATGACCTGGGGGTGCGTATCGAGGGGGACCGTGAAGATCTCACCCTCGAACTTGGCGCTCTCCAATACCTCGGGCAGGAACTTGTCCGGCCCGATGTCGTACTCCGCGAGCATGTCGGGATCCAGCGCCTCCAGCAACCCCGCGGGCGCGTACGCCCCGAGCCTGGTCTGGTGCATGACGGCGACCTCGGGGGGACGCCCGCCGACCGTGGACATCGAGAGCTTGGTGTAGTACGGGGCGCCCCACGTAAGGGTGGTCGACTCTAGCTCTATGCCAGGGTTGGAATCGACGAAGTTGCTCTGCATGTCGGTCAACCGCGCGCCGTCACCCCCGCCGAAGAGGTTCCAGAAGTGGACGATCCGGCCAGATCCACCCA carries:
- a CDS encoding carbohydrate ABC transporter permease produces the protein MALDTPSAPERSEATGKPLQDRVMGWIAFAVLTLAAIVWLIPLLWALDTALKTEADTTTVPVTWIPPSGFTLESFWQILSAGNMLRWYFNSFLTSSIITLLVVLLGSLAAFGFSRVAFRGRRLLFLVIIAGLIIPPQILIVPLFAEMDALGFVDTYWGIILPQIAAPLSVFIFKQFFDGIPHELEDAARVDGASRFRIYWQIWMPLARPAIAAVAIFTFVISWNNFLWPFIIVTNTDMMTIPVGIATVQSSYGVRYADIMASAVLAGLPLIIVFLFFQRQIVQGVAGTGLKG
- a CDS encoding carbohydrate ABC transporter permease; amino-acid sequence: MAARAETAGVAQSKKEGSRGRTDLAGYLFVAPFLLAYAAFLIFPVLLGLRMSFFNASLVGTDSQFLGLANYRELLGDSDFWGSLWHTVLFTLLSTPPLVILALVFALLANRAIPARWFFRLSFFAPWVLPSSVVALIWVWLYQPGFGLINSYLVMLGLPEVAWLPDESVAMFSVVIATVWWTLGFNFILYLAGLQEIPQDVYDAAATDGAGPFAQVRWITIPLLTRTTLLVLTLQIFASLNVFDQIYIMNTSGGLNYTATRPIIQYIYEQGFTSYRVGFASAMSYVFFMLVLVVGLAQFAVSSRRRRDA
- a CDS encoding extracellular solute-binding protein yields the protein MGEGFGNGVGRRVRRVSRRRFLYGAGAALGGLALSSCSGAPLGGSGRIVHFWNLFGGGDGARLTDMQSNFVDSNPGIELESTTLTWGAPYYTKLSMSTVGGRPPEVAVMHQTRLGAYAPAGLLEALDPDMLAEYDIGPDKFLPEVLESAKFEGEIFTVPLDTHPQVMFYNTDIAKKAGLLDPNGELKPIEGPDAVIEAFKKAKEVTKEQGVSFAPADAAVPWRIFYTLYGQLGGEVLSPDAKEVILDQEKAETAVEYMVELTVGEELTSANQDYPAAVAQFQSGNAGFHWNGEWEVTTFEDAGMPFSIVPFPNIFGNRVQADRHTFVIPKGVAKDRRRMDAALTFVSSMMKNSFIWAQGGHIPAYRPILESQRYKDLTPQSNYAGVADNVVLDPNAWFSGSGSDMETQAAIPLQQAMAGGIKPKEAVDTMRASMQELVDTPSPL